The Microlunatus soli genome contains the following window.
CGTCGTTCCACTTGGCCTTCGGGTTGATCGTGTAGGTGATGACGGTGTTGCCGTCCTTCTCCTCGTCCTTCACATCGCTGAGGTAGTCCTTGTTGAAGGACCATTCGCCCTCGGGGCTGAAGAACATCATCTGCGGGTTGTACCAGGTCCACAGCTGGTTGGTGTAGGCAGATCCATCTGCCTGGAACGTGTTCTGCTGAGCCGAGACCTCGGTGATCGGCAGCGTGACCGTGCCGCCGTCCTTCACCTTGTCCCGCGGCTGCGGGTTGTAGTCAGCCAACAGTTCGGTGCTGCCCTGGCCCGCCCCGTCACCGTTCCCATCGCCACCGCTGCCGCTGCTACCACCACTGCCGCAGGCAGACAGCGCGAGGGCGAGTGCCGCCACGCCGGCGACCACGGCCTTTTTGCCGAGTCTCATGAGACTTCCTTTCACAACTTTGATCAAACGAAACAAAGGGTTCTGTTGTTCATCTCATCACTCGATAGCCAGGACCTTTCCCCTCGTGCAAACCGGACGGAGCACCCGGTCGCACGCGCCGATCGGCAGTGATCGTCTGATCGGCAGCACTGGCTGCATCAGCGGTAATGGCATGCATTGGTGTGGACCCCCTCCGTTCCGGTGAGCTGTGGTGTTTCTTCCCGACAACGAACCCGCTGATCTTCACGCAGCGTCAGGTAGAGCGGGCAGCGGCTGACGAACCGGCAACCCGGGGAGTTGTCGATCGGGCTGGGTAGATCGCCCGACAACAGGATGCGTTCGCGGGTCCGTTCCTTGATCGGATCCGGCAACGGGATCGCAGACAGCAAGGCCTGCGTGTACGGGTGCTGCGGATTGTCGAAGACCGAGTCGATGTCGCCGTACTCGACGAACTTGCCCAGATACATCACGCCGACCCGGTCGGCGATGTGTCGGACCACCGACAGGTCGTGGGCCACGAACAGGTACGACAGGCCGAGCTTGGCCTTCAACTCGTCCAACAGGTTGATCACACCGGCCTGGATGGACACGTCCAGTGCCGACACCGGTTCGTCCAGCACGATCACCTTGGGGTTGCTGGATAGCGCCCGGGCGATGCCGATCCGCTGCCGCTGACCACCGGAGAAGGCGGCCGGGAACCGATCGCTGTGCTCGACGTTGAGACCGACCAGCTCCATCAGCTCGTCGACCCGGGCCTCGATGTCGGCCGAGCTGTAACCGAAGGACCTCAGCGGCTCGGCGATGATGTCGAAGACCGTCAGGCGCGGGTCCAGCGCCCCCATCGGATCCTGGAACACGATCTGCAGGTCGCGACGCAGAGCACGGGTCTCCCGACGGCTGAGCGTGGAAACGCTGCGGCCGGCCACCTGGATGTCACCGTTCGGCTGGTCGGCCAGATCCATGATCTCCAGCAGGGTGGTGGTCTTGCCACATCCTGATTCGCCGACGATGGCCATCGTCTCGCCTTCGCGGATGTCGAAGGAGATGCCGTTCACCGCGTACACGGTGCCGACCCGCCGCTTCAGCACCGCGCCCTTCAGCAGCGGGAACTCCTTGATCAGGTTGTCCACCCCGAGCACCACCGGGCGCTGCTCGCGCGGGACGGTGGCCAGTTCGCCGTCCGGGATCTCCGGCACCGGATAGACCGGCTCGTCGTTGATCATGCCACCGGCCCGGATCTCGTCGGAACGGATGCAAGCAGCCTGATGGGGCACCGCCAACGTGTCGCGTCCGGCCGCGGCATCGACGGTGCCGAGATCGGGGACCGCGATCAGTTCCGGATCGGTCACTCGGCACTCGTCGACCGCGATCGGGCAGCGATCGGCGAACCGGCACCGGGCCGGGAGATCGATCAGGATCGGCGGATTGCCCTTGATCGGGACCAGCGGAGCCTTCTCACTCTTGTCCGCGCGCGGGATCGCCGCCAGCAGACCGATCGAATACGGCATCCGCGGCTCGGAGAACAGGTCATGCACCGACGCCTGCTCGACCGGACGTCCGGCGTACATCACCACGACGTCGTCGGCGGTGCCGGCCACCACTCCCATGTCGTGGGTGATCATGACCACCGCCGCGCCGGTCTCCTCCTGGGCCCGCTTCAGAACCTGCAGGATCTGTGCCTGGATGGTGACGTCGAGGGCCGTGGTCGGCTCGTCGGCGATGATCACCTTCGGGTTGTTGGCGATCGCAATGGCGATCACCACACGCTGCCGCATGCCGCCGGAGAACTCGTGCGGGAACGACTTCATCCGGCTCTCCGGCTGGGGGATGCCGACCAGCCGGAGCAACTCGACGGCCCGGGCGGCGGCATCCCGCCGGGACATCGTGTTGTGGATGGTCAGCGCCTCGATGAGCTGATCGCCGATCGAGAACACCGGGGTCAGCGAGGACAGCGGGTCCTGGAAGATCATCGAGATGTCGCGACCGCGGATCTTCGACATCTCGTTGTCGTTCAGGTTGAGCAACTCGCGGTCGCCGAGCTTGATCGAACCGCGGATCCGGGCCGAGTCGGCCAGCAGTCCCATCACGGCCAGCGAGGTCACCGATTTGCCCGATCCGGACTCACCGACGATGCCCAGCGTCCGGCCGGGCAACAGATCGAAGGAGACACCGTCGACGGCGTCCACCCGTCCGGCTTCGGACGGGAAGCTGACCCGCAGGTCCCGGACACTCAGCACCGGATCGGTCATGCCCGGCCTCCAGCCGCCGAGGTCGGATCGAGAGCGTCGCGCAGGCCATCGGCGACCAGGGCCATCGACACCGTGAGCAAGGTCAGCGCGCCGGCCGGGAAGTAGAACAGCCAGGGCGAGCTGGTGATCGTGTCGGCACCGCCACCGATCAGCGAGCCGAGCGACACATCGGGGGCCTTCACGCCGAAGCCGATGAAGGACAGGCTGGTCTCCGCCAGCACCGCACCGACCACACCGAGGGTGAACTGGATGATCAGCAGCGAGCCGATGTTGGGGATGATGTGCCGCAACACGACCTTGAAGCCGCCGACACCCATGTAGCGGGCCGCCGACACGTACTCCCGCTCCCGCAGTGACAGCGACAGCGTCCACACGGTGCGGGCCGGGAAGAACCAGTTGATCAACAGCAGGATGATCGCGATCACCTTCCAGTCGCCGCCGGAGCTGTTGGAGAACAGCGACAGGATCAGGAAGGTCGGGATCACCATCAGGAAGTGGATCACCGTCAGCACGATCCGCTCGTACGGGCCGCCGAAGTAGGCCGCCGAGGCGCCGATGACGGCAGCGAGCACGGTGCTGCCGGCAGCAACGATCAGGGCGATGATCAGGGACCGCTGCAGACCGTGCACGGTCTGGGCGTACAGGTCGTTGCCGGCGTCGTTGGTGCCGAA
Protein-coding sequences here:
- a CDS encoding ABC transporter ATP-binding protein, which encodes MTDPVLSVRDLRVSFPSEAGRVDAVDGVSFDLLPGRTLGIVGESGSGKSVTSLAVMGLLADSARIRGSIKLGDRELLNLNDNEMSKIRGRDISMIFQDPLSSLTPVFSIGDQLIEALTIHNTMSRRDAAARAVELLRLVGIPQPESRMKSFPHEFSGGMRQRVVIAIAIANNPKVIIADEPTTALDVTIQAQILQVLKRAQEETGAAVVMITHDMGVVAGTADDVVVMYAGRPVEQASVHDLFSEPRMPYSIGLLAAIPRADKSEKAPLVPIKGNPPILIDLPARCRFADRCPIAVDECRVTDPELIAVPDLGTVDAAAGRDTLAVPHQAACIRSDEIRAGGMINDEPVYPVPEIPDGELATVPREQRPVVLGVDNLIKEFPLLKGAVLKRRVGTVYAVNGISFDIREGETMAIVGESGCGKTTTLLEIMDLADQPNGDIQVAGRSVSTLSRRETRALRRDLQIVFQDPMGALDPRLTVFDIIAEPLRSFGYSSADIEARVDELMELVGLNVEHSDRFPAAFSGGQRQRIGIARALSSNPKVIVLDEPVSALDVSIQAGVINLLDELKAKLGLSYLFVAHDLSVVRHIADRVGVMYLGKFVEYGDIDSVFDNPQHPYTQALLSAIPLPDPIKERTRERILLSGDLPSPIDNSPGCRFVSRCPLYLTLREDQRVRCREETPQLTGTEGVHTNACHYR
- a CDS encoding ABC transporter permease, with product MALTDIDNDSMRDPEASSTTPAPSTGRRRLSRRQLYTRRYLRNRPAVVGLGIFAILVLFAVLGGLIAKHDYLATDFMNLSTGPTPDHWFGTNDAGNDLYAQTVHGLQRSLIIALIVAAGSTVLAAVIGASAAYFGGPYERIVLTVIHFLMVIPTFLILSLFSNSSGGDWKVIAIILLLINWFFPARTVWTLSLSLREREYVSAARYMGVGGFKVVLRHIIPNIGSLLIIQFTLGVVGAVLAETSLSFIGFGVKAPDVSLGSLIGGGADTITSSPWLFYFPAGALTLLTVSMALVADGLRDALDPTSAAGGRA